A segment of the Pelodiscus sinensis isolate JC-2024 chromosome 28, ASM4963464v1, whole genome shotgun sequence genome:
CTTTGAAAGGCTTCCCGGGGCCAGGAGGTGTCGGAATTTCGCTGGCAAGAGACGAAAGGCTTGGGGAGCCCACGGCAGCCTCGGTGGGGCCTTTCTGGGAGGGAAACGACGGGGGCAGCCAATGTGGCTTCAAttagcagcccccctcccccgcatgcaCCCCGCCTCCTCCGCTCGGCCGGGCGTGGAACGCGGGAGCTGGGAATCGCGGGAACCCCCCTCGccggccgggagctgggcagcacagggcacccggcccagcccggcttgGGGCAGTGAATCGCTGCCAGCGGCTTGGGGTTGGGCAGCACTAGGCATGgcaggctggaggggctgggagcggtACGGGGGGACAGGGCAGCCGGGGTAGAGGCTGAGTCAGGGGGGCTGCGGCTGGCTTGGGGCCGGCGAGTGGGGGGGTCACGGTGGGTGGGGGGCGGGACGGCAAGGGGAGGacgtggggctggcagagggctgGTAGGAGCCGCGCAGAGGGCAGCCGAGGAGCGGGGAGGACTTAGGGGCCCCGTGAGAGCTGCCAGCGCCGTGCTGCTGAGGGCCGGGGGTGAAGGGCTCCAGCCAGGACCAGCGCTACCCGGGGAATTTGTCCGGGCTGATCCCGAACAGCCCCTGCCCCGCGGGCGCCCCCGGAGCAGCGGCTCAGCCCTTTGACTCAGCCGCGGGAAAGCGGGAAGAATTGTGGGCCTGGCCGTCTGCTGAGCGGGGCCCTCGGCGTGGCTCCCCGTGGCgggggacagggaggggctcTGAAACCAGATGCTGCCGCAGCTGGAGCAAGCCGCGATTTCCAGGGAGGGAAGTAAATTTCCCCATAAAACTCTCAGCTGCTCTCTGCATTGGCTCCACTTTTTCCCTTGGGCAGGCCGGCCGCAGCTGGgaaggttcccctggtggcctgGATTGCCCCGGCCAGGCTCACGCATCCACCCCCGCTATGCACGGCTCCCCCATTCTGTGCAGACAGGCTCCCTTGCTctgggcccccccagcctgggggcagttaccccagcagcaccccgagGAAATGGGGCCGTAACATaccagacggggggggggggggggggaggggtcagtggcaGGACCAGTCCCTGGGGCAGGGACCCGCCCGCTCCGTGGCGAAGCGTTTCCAGGCGGGGCTGAaggggggtgagctggggggtCCTCCTGGCCTAGGGGTGAGACCCGGCGGCTCCGGGCTGCTCGGGAGCGGTGGGCCgatgtcctgcccccccccccgtggccctgCGGCCCGCTCTCACTGCGCCTCTCCCCCTTTCGCGCAGGTGGCCGCGCACCTTGGCCGGCCTCACGGCCTACCAGTCGTGCCTGCAGTACCCCTTCGCCGCGGGGGCCAGCGGGCGCCCGGCCGCGGAGCAGCAGGCGGGGCGGCGCTGCGACCGCCGGGGGCGCTGGGAGGAGGGCGACTACTCGCGCTGCCTCTACACCAACGACATCACCCGCGTGCTCTACACCTTCGTGCTGGTGAGCGGGGGCGGGACCCGGGTCCCCTTTCCCCGGCCTGGCAGCTGCTGGTCCGGGGCTCGGTCAGGGACCCTTCCGTCCCCGCCCCACGGCCGGATGGGGGGGATCGGCCCAGCTAGTGACGCCCCCGTTGCCCCGGCAGATGCCCATCAACGCCTCCAACGCCCTGACACTGGCGCACCAGCTGCGCGTCTACACGGCCGAGGCCGCCAACTTCTCCGACATGATGGACGTCATCTACGTGGCCCAGATGATAGAGAAGTTCATCGGCTACGTGGACCAGATCAAGCAGGTACGGCCCAGCTCCCTGCCGTCTCGGCCCCCGGCCCCTCGCTCGGCACGTCACCGCCCCTGCCCGGCCATGAGCTCTCAGCCCAGGGCTGAgcagcctgggagcagagcccggcCTTGCCGCAGGAACTCCCGGCCCCCAGCCTCGGCCCGCCCAGGCGAATGCCCCTCTCCGAGGCTGGAGTCCGGCCTGGCGGGGCCTCGTGCCCCCCCCGAGACAGGCAGGCCTTGGCCccggggggaggctgcagcacctGGCTGAAGGGGCCAGAGGGACCCTTCCCCGTCTCGGGGCCAGAGCCCACAGCGACcagccccgtgtcccccccagctcccggaCGTGCTGGTGGAGATGGCCAGTAACATGATGCTGGTGGACGACCACACCCTGTGGATGGCGCAGGTCGAGGACAAGGCCTGCACCCGCCTCGTGCGCGCCCTGGAGAAGATGGCGGGCGCCGTGCTCAGCAGCAACTCGCAGCACGTGGCTGTGGTAGGGGGGGAACAGTGGGAGAGGATGGCAGGCTCCGGCGGGAGGGGGGTGCTCGGTGCTGTGAGGGGGTGGCAGGCTCCGGCGGGAGGGGGGTGCTCGGTGCTGTGAGGGGGTGGCAGGCTCTGGGGGTGTGGGCCCAGCGCTGTGAGGGGGTGGCAGGTTTGGGGGGGTGCCTGGCacggggagggggtggccgactccaggggtgggggtgtgccCGGCGCTGTGCTGTCCTGCTCACTCCCCGGGCACTCTGCTCCCGCCAGAACGCCAGGAACGTCGCCTTCGAGGCCTACCTCATCAAGCCGGAGAGCTACACAGGCCTGAGCTGCACGGCCTTCCAGCAGCGCGACGCCGGGCGCCCGCCCCTGCCCGAGCCAGAGCCCGAGGCCCTGGCCGACCAGCCGCTCAGGTTCAGGTGCACCACGGGCCGGCCCAACATCTCCCTGGCCAGCTTCCACCTCAAGGTACTGGGGCGGcgcaggggcaggtgggggcgGCGAGGGCGCAGGTGGGGGCGGCGAGGGCGCAGGTGGGGGCggcgagggggcaggtgggggcggcacgggggcaggtggggcggcgagggggcaggtgggggcggcgagggggcaggtgggggcggcgcaggggcaggtgggggcggcgcgggggcaggtggggcggcgagcgcccggggccggctcacCCGTGGCTCCCTGTCCCCTCAGAACAGCATCGCTCTGGCCTCCatccagctgccccccagcctgtTCGCCAGCGCGGccccgctcgccccgccccccgcctgcaAGGTCCAGTTCCTGGTCTTCCGCAACGGCAAGCTCTTCCGCAGCACCGGCAACTCCTCCCGCCTGGCCGACGAGGGCAAGCGCCGCAGCGTGGCCACCCCCGTCATCTTCGCCGGAACGCGTAAGGGccgcagcccggggggggggcagcactccGGCCTCGGCACAGCcagacccccgggggggggggggcagcactccGGCCTCGGCACAGCcagaccccggggggggggcagcactccGGCCTCGGCACAGCcagacccccggggggggggggcagcactccGGCCTCGGCACAGCcagaccccggggggggggggcagcactccGGCCTCGGCACAGccagacccgggggggggggggggggcagcactccGGCCTCGGCACAGCCAGacccccggggtggggggggcagcgctcCGGCCTTGGCACAGCcagacccccgggggggggggcagcattcCGGCCTTGGCACAGCCAgaccccccggggggggcagcGCTCCGGCCTTGGCACAGCcagacccccggggggggggggggggcagcattcCGGCCTCGGCACAGCCAGAAGCATGGTGGGGCGGGAGCAGCATCATGGGGCTACGAGCAGCAGCTGCCCCCCTGGGCCCAGTGGCTCTCAGCAGCTCAGACTTGCTCatcccatgggggtgggggggggggggaggcgtccGACCCAGCTGTGGAGCCATAGGGCCCCTCACTAACCAGACCTTCCTCCTGAGCAGCTCGCCTGGGCCCTGCCCATGGGGGCTGCTggggccgcccctgggcatgGGTTGCTGCTGCCCGGAGGCCAAGATGCTGGTGCTCAGCtgggcagcgggggtgggggcatgAGAGGCGGGCAGgcagtccccctccccgccctggggGGGTGAGACCCTGGCGCTCAGCCGCTCTCCTCCCCAGACGGCTGCGGCGTCAGTAACCTCTCGGAGCCCGTCGCCGTCTCGCTGCGCCACACCCGGGAGGGGACCGACCCGGTGGCTGCCCACTGGGACTTCGAGGTGCTGGGAGGCTACGGGGGGTGGAGCACCGAGGGCTGCCAGCTGGCCCACCGTGAGCCCAACGTCAGCACCCTGCTTGCCCGGCGCCTCCACAACTTCGCCGTGCTCATGGTAAGGgggctgctggccggggggggggggaccacgGCTCCCtccgccaccccctccccccgcagcgctGGCCTTGGCCGGCTGCTCTCTGCAGGCAGCCGGCGGGGCCGTGACGCTCCCTGTGGCTGTCGCTAGGAATTCAGCCATTTCCCCAGCGAGGCGCCGGGCCCGGCGGAGGCGCTGCACCCCGTTCTGTACACCTGCACcgccctcctgctgctctgcctcttcaCCACCATCATCACCTACATCAGCAACCACAGGTGAGCTGGCGCCGCGGGGAGGAGGGGCGTGCGGGCCGCGCtcccccccagaggtggctgcactctGGCGCCTGGGGGCCGAAAGGCAGAGCCAGGGAACAGTGGCCGAGGGTTTACTACTAAATATCGTAACGAAGCCTCAGCCGCGACTTTCCGTGAGTCATTCGGCTTGGCCGCCGGGTTCCCGCTGCAGCCAGGTGCGTAGAGCAAGGCCCATGAGATTGCGAGAGCTGCTCTCATGGGGCTGGGCAGCGCTGTCCGCAGGGAGCCCCCACCCCGGGAACTAGAACGCCCCTCGCTCCGGTCAGTGCCTGGCTGCGGACCCGCCCCAACCCGCCCgggccagctctgcctggagggACTCAGGGCACCGTAACCCTTCCCAGCCTGCCACGACAGCCCGGCCCCCGCCTCTCTTTCAGCACCATTCACGTCTCCCGCAAGTGCTGGCACACGCTGCTGAACCTCTGCTTCCACATCGCCATGACGTCGGCCGTGTTCGCGGGAGGCGTCACGCTGACCAACTACACCATGGTCTGCCAAGCAGTAAGTAGGGCGAGGCCCAGGCCCCGCAGCGCTGCAGCAAAGCGCCACGTTCTCCGGTGAGCAGGCCAGACTGCGACCCTGCCCCTCACGCCCAGCAGTGTCCGTGCAGGAGAGGCCCATGCCGACAACGGCCGACCCACCGCTCTCTCCTGCAGGCCAGAGGCACATTGCAAagtgctccctgcagtgcagcGTACGAGAGCAACGCAGCTGCAAGAGAAAACCGCAGCTGCAGTCCATGTTCCCAcggatcttttccatccacgtgtggaataaagtTTGGTATGCGCACCAAAGcacgtgcgaatgtgcaccaccaggagaaacacaagcctaggtgtgggcgctctgctactTGGCTGGGCCCCGTTTGAATCTCCCGGTCAGCCGCACAGCTTACAGGGCGCGCTGGCTGCAATGCATTTGGCAGAGCACAGTCCTGCCTGTGGCTGCAGCCAGCCCGAGTAGCTGCCTGGATCCTACAGCGCCTGGCCCGCCCCTACATGCGCTGTAACTCTGGCCCTGCAGGTTGGCATCATTTTGCACTACTCGTCCTTGTCCACCCTCCTGTGGATGGCCGTGAAGGCCAGAGTCCTCTACAAGGCGGCGACGTGGAAGGCCCCGCAGCAGCCAGAAGGTGAcgcgccccagccagcccctcggccCATGCTCCGGTAGGGACGCTGCTCTGGCGCAGCCGGTGACGTGAGCTCGCGTGCGCATGCCAGTTACGGGGAAGCCTCCCCGGCAGGGAGGGGTGCAGCCAGAGCCCTTCCTTCTGAAAGCCGGGGTGGGGGACGTTTGAGCCAGGGGCCGAATCTGGCCACCGAGggtcctgcacccacctcctggcagccccctcccacacactgcacctCCTCGGTTTTTATCCCACCCGAGCCGGGGGGGGCAACCAAATCAactagcctgggctcccaggctctggtgggggaggactgtggggagtgtcttacagcccccccccccccccccgttttaaGGAGGGGAAAGTGcgactctgcccccagcccttcacTCCAGGGCGGCAGAGCCACATTTGTTCCAACCTGCCCCAAGCCGGCCGCCCCCGCTGGAGGATTTCAGGCCCCAGGAGAAGGGACTGAGGAGGGGGCGCCACAGAcccagcctggggggcagggtaaCACCGGCTTTGTTCACGTTACAGATTCTACCTGATTGCGGGCGGCATCCCCCTCATCATCTGTGGGATCACCGCGGCCGTCAACATCCACAACTACCAGAACAACCCCTAGTGAGTGCCCCCGGCGCGGCTCCGCCCTGGCCGCCTCGCTGCCCCCTTCGCCCCCCcgaggagagggggcggggcagcccccgGAGCATGCGATCAGATTGCAGGGAAGCTAACCCCACCGTCCACGGACACACGGGGGGCCGTGCGCCGTGGCTGCAGCGGAGCGTTGCCCTCTGGGTGCTGGCGAACGGCTGCCCGGCCAGCCACAGCAGCACCCTAGGCAAGGGCAGCTGGAAGCAGGCGCTGGGGATCGGTTCGGGCCCGGCTCCAAGCCAGGCTGGGAATGTAACCCGCCAGGAGTTTGGTTTGCAAAGGGGGAGGAGCGGCCTcgacagcagggagctgggcggcACGTTAGCCCTGTAAGCCCTTTCAGCTGTTCCTACGAGCCCCCACTGCCGACACGGCTGGGGCGGAGCTTCGCGGAGGAAGCCAGGAGCCCCATCGAGCCTGGCTCCGGCTGAGCTCCCCTCCCTGCGTGTGGCTCGCGGTGCCCAACCCCAGGGCACTGCCCAGCCAACGCAGACGCCTCCGCTCTTCTCgccctgcagctgctggctggtgtGGCGGCCGAGCCTGGGGGCCTTCTACGTCCCGGTGGCCTTCATCCTGCTCATCACTTGGATCTACTTCCTGCGCGCGGGGGCCAGCCTCTGGCGCCAGACGAAGAACCCGAAAGAGCCGCCTCCCGTGCCCCTCGAGACGCCgcccaggctgggtggcagcagcaacCTCCTGACGGACTCGGGCTCCATCTCCGTCACCCTTCACTCCGGGGCGCCCGGTGCCGAGGCCGACGGCGCCTACTCTCTGCAGGCGCAGCTCTGGGCCCTGGTGACCACCCACTTCCTGTACGGCGCGCTGTGGACGTGCGGGGCGCTGGCCGTGTCCCAGCGCTGGTACCTGAACGTCGTCTTCAGCTGCCTCTACGGGGCCACGGCCACGGCTCTGGGGCTCTTCATCTTCGTGCACCACTGCGCCCGGCGCCGCGACGTGCAAAGctcctgggctgcctgctgcccgtCCTACCGGCACGCGCTACCCATGCAGGCCTTCGTCCACCCGGGCATGGCCCCCGCGGAGGGCTCGCAGATCTTCATCGGGTGCAGCCCGGAGGTGGCTCAGTCCCTCAAGTCCTCTTCCTCGCCCAGCAGCACCAACTCCACCGTGGGCCCCTGCAAGCTCACCAACCTGCAGGTGGCCCAGAGCCAGGCGGAGAGCTGCCCCACACCGCGGCCGGCCTGCTGCGAGGAACCAGAGCCGGCCAACAACAAGAACGCCCAGGCGGCCCGGCACGCCAGCAACGCGGGGCGCAGGGCTCACAAGAGCAGAGCCAAGCAGTACCGGGAGGGGAAGCACCAGCGCCAGAAGGCGCTGCGGGGGCCTGCTGCAGACCACCCCTCCAGCGAGAGCATCCCGAACAGCCATTCCGAGAGCTACCGCGGCAGCCGCAACAGCCCCCTGAACAACAGCCGCCTGGGGCCAAGGGCGGCAGCGGCGCAGGACGGGGAGGCTGCTCTGAGCCAGTCCGAAGCGAGCgacgggggcagcagcagccagcaggtgcCCGACTTCAGCAGAGCTCAGAGGAGAAGCGCCAGCAGGGACAACCTCCGCCAGGCCCACGCCATTGAGAAGGAGACGAAGCGGCGCTCCTACCCGCTCAACGTGGCCAGCCAGAACGGGGCGCTGAAAGGCAGCAAGTACGACATAACCCTCCCCGGCGCGGAGAGCACGGCTGGCATGAAGACGGGCCTCTGGAAGAGCGAGACGACGGTGTGAGGGATGAAGGGCCCGGGCAGCTACAGTCTCCTAGCGTGGTCCTCCGCACGCTCGGCCGGGGCCTGGGGGACCGGGGGATGGCGCGTTCAGGTCGCATGCAACCTTCAGACAGCGTCCAGGTGTGTCAACACAGACCCGCACTCCAGCGGCTGGGCGCTCCTGTCCAGACTGTTCTAATCCTCTGGCAGTCGGCAGGGAGCGGTGCGGTGCAGCCCCCCCGGGCGCTGGTAATGGAGAGTCAGAGCCCAGCACAGCCGACTCTCCATGGGCGGGGGACCCCGGAGCGCTGAGATCCTAAGGCGACAGACAATCACAGCCATGCAGGCTGCTGAGGAACAATCTTATTAATCACTTCTGCATGCCTGGAGAGACTGAATCTACAGCTATTTTATAAATATACCGAagaaaagtgtttatttttcaaATCTATATTATTGGATGTATATATGCGTGGACTGGCCGGTAGCTGATGGAAGCGCCTCCATGTTACACGAGCGACGCGTTTTGGTCACTCAGAACCAGCTCCTTCAGGGGAAGATGCTGCCGGAGAGACGTGTCTGTTTCAGCCTCACTGAAAACGCTTTCAGAAAGAGCATGAAATCGCAAAGATCTTCACAACAGATGTATATTTAGCCCTGTGGGTTACTGAGCTACCAAAGTAAAAGCCATAGTGAAAAATGAACCAGAGGTGAGATAAGAAACAGCTCAAATCGTCTGCATCTGACAGACACTAAATCACTGCAAGAAAACTGCTCCCGAGCAAGGTTCAGGAACCTCAGAGGGCCATGCTATGCAAAATGGTTGTTGGCTGCCGTGACTGGAAAAGTGGGGGCATTATTTTTACAGAAGTTACATTCGGCGTGAAAGATGTTTCAGTCTTGTATAGCAGGTGTGGAAGTGGGGAGAGCCGCCCTGCTAGCCACTCAAGAAGGGAGGCACGGAACCAAAGAACTGGGCAGATAAAGGTACTTGTCCTTAAATCCCGTTCAGCATGTACAGAACGGGCAGTTTTGCTCTTGGAGCAAACCATGTAATGCCAGTAACAAGTCAGAGTCTACTCCGTCTAGCACCACGAGGAAAGAACATTCGATGGACCAGGAGTGATTCTGTCAAGCCAAAAGGATCTTGCTATCCGAGTGGCGTGAGTGTGCAGATGCCACACGGTTACACCAGCACACAGGAAAGCGGAATGAGTTAAGTGTACAGCCACACCACTCCGCCTTCCCATGTTTTTAAAAGGGCTGGTACTTGTACTGGAAAAACAAGTGCAGAGCCAAGAAAATCAAGTACCCTCTTTCTAGTGCAAAGTATAAAGCAGCTTCTTACGGTAAATACAGATGGGGCCCAGAGCCGGTTGCGGACAAGAAGCCTTATGTCAAATGTTTATAGAAGAATGTCTCCTAAAAAGTTTCTATTCAAAACACGGCCCCAGCAGTAAGTTTCATGTTCCTGTTTTGTTAGTGAGATTTGCTGCCAATTCCACCCCATGTGCCTATTTGGTGGGTGCCCGGAGCCTCGCTCTGCCTGCTGCTATAGAAACGGGGCAAACAGCACATCAGTAGCCCCTGGGGCGCTGAACTGGCTCCTCCCACACCGGTAATGTCACACCACAGCCAGCGGGTGGGGGACAGGGCGGCCCTCGGTCCGGCCCACAGCCAGCAGGTAGGGGACAGGGCGGCCCTCGGTCCGGCCCACAGCCAGCGGGTGGGGGACAGGGCGGCCCTCGGTCCGGCCCACAGCCAGCAGGTAGGGGACAGGGCGGCCCTCGGTCCGGCCCACAGCCAGCGGGTAGGGGACAGGGCAGCCCTCGGTCCggcccacattcccctcacagcACGTGGGTTTGCCTTTCCAGAGGCGTTCTGACCACAGGTCAGCTGAGAGGCACAGTTCCCAGAACACATTTCGCCCTCACTCCAGTAGTCAGCAGGCAGACCCGGGACCTTAGTCTTGCTCCCCCAACTTGGCTGCTTTTGTCCCGCTTGAAATCAAAAGGAGAGTTAGAAGAGTGGGACACGCTGGCCAGGAAGCCAAGCCCAGCTCCGCTACAGCCTCCCCTTGTTGGCTAGAGGCCAGTCACCACCTCTCTGCACCTGTACAAGTGGGCAACCCTGCTCACCTACCTCCTGGGGGCCGGAGGGTTAGCTATGGACTGAGGTGCCCGAAGGCACGCAGGGGGCTAGCATTCAGCCACAAGCCACGTCAACGTCCATGCCGTGTCTcagatgtggggtggggagctgcaggagttaATGGATTATAAAGCACTTAAAGATTTCGCTCTATTTCTTCCTCCCTTCCGAAGGCCACAACTCGCTGAAATACCCGGGGGGCTTGTACTGCCGCCTTGTTAGACTTTCCCATGATTAAAATTACTTTCTTAAACATGCGTTGTACTTAACGCAACGGGGATCCGACGCTGAGGCCGCAGCCTGCACTCTCGCTGACGCTGACCTTGCTGTACGCTTGCTGCACTGTGACAGTATTATCGAAACGCTTTGCATTACACTTACCTTGTCTGTTTACACTACAAGCAAATGACATATCAACAGAGCTTCTTGCAATatactgggggagggagcaggggggaaagtaccaaagaaaatgtgtttaaaagggggggggggggggttgcatttttttatataaacagaATTTTCTagcagatttgttttgttttaatatattaaagATTTGCAAATCTACCGCGAAGTGAGGTTGCTTGTCTTTCGGCCCGACACCACAGAGCCCTCAGCACAGCCAAGTCATTGCTTTTCTTTAATGTGACCGTACAGTCGTTCCGAGAAAGGGTTCACATTCCCGCAGCCACATAAGCAACGGAACGGCCACGGTCAGAGGGGAACACTAGCTGcctgccagtggcagcagggtcGACTCCCTTATCCAACCCACGCTAGGGGCTCCGAGACCCCGACCACGGGGGGCCTCTCAGGAACGGGGCTTGTGTTGCACAGCAAGGGAACCAGGCAGCGCTTTGGAAAAACCGTCACAGCCAAGGAGAGTGGCAGCTCTGTTCCGTCACAACCACCACAGGGGGCTAGccggggctgctctgggccagtGTTACTCCTCCCCGCCACAGGCTGATGCAGAGCCCCAGTCTTAGCCGAGGAGAATTCATCCAGAGCTTGGGTGGCACGGAGCCGTCCTGAGCTACGCACTGGCTGACCCATGCAGGGATCTGCCTCATGCAAATGACTCTGGGAAAGGCAAAGCAATCAGCcccagccgcagccgcagccctTTTGCCAAACTGGAAGTGTCCCACCCGGAGACAACCGCAAGGAATCCGAATGCTTCTACGGACAGGCAAGCTAGACCCACTTACCCAGGCTCCGGCCGCCTTGGCTGAGCGCACAGACGCAGACTCAGGCGTAAAGGCAGCACCGGGCGATGCTGGAGACCATCTGGCTTTCAACACAGGAACTCACTGTGAATTGGTAAGAGCAAGTCCCACCGGCGCGTCTGGCAGCCAGGATGGCTATTTCTAACCCGGAACCGGTTCCCTGTGCAAGTCCTGCTCACGAAGCCATTCGGGTGGCTTGTTTCTGCCCCAGCAGAACGAGGAGACGCTGCCATTTAACGACAacgcctccccccagcacagccgaTTTCTCCCATGAGAAGAGTGTCAGCCAGCAGAGACAGCTGGGCTGCGCTTGGGGGGAGGGTCAGTTCAGTGCCGGGCCTGGGCCTTGCGGAACTCCCGCATCTCCTCCTGGCTCCGCAGGTACTGCTCTATTTCGCTGTCTGAAATGGCCTCATCCCCAGTGATTGCCTGCTCCGCAGGACTCGGGGCTGCTGTGCGAAGTCTCTTCCTGGGGTTGAGAAGGCACGGTGGGAGCAAAGGCCTCTGGCCAGTGCTGCTCTTCTGCTTGCCCCCCGGGGGGCAGCCCTCCGCTTGGCCAGCGCACCCTGCCACACGCGGGGAACTCTCAGAGCCCTGGCCCGCTGCGGTGGCACTGGAAGCCTCAGCGTCTCCCGAGCTAAAGGAGCTTTTCACCAGGAAGTGCCGGTGCTGGAGCAGGTCCCCGATGTGCTTGACCACAGTCTTTTTGTCCACCTGGAGCACACGCAGCcaggccagctgggaggccaTTCTCAGCAGGATGTCGTTCAGCTCCTTCAGCCTCAGGTGGGCCGGCGGTGGGAGGTCGGTGCCTGCCAGCTTGCAGAAgcgagggaaggggcagctgaggcGCCCCGCGGGCTGCAGCGACTGCCACGCCAGGTAGGCAGCAGCCGTGACGATGGGAATGGGATGCCGGCCGGTCACCAGCCAGGTCTCGCTGGCCAGCTCCACAATCTGGATTGTCCGGGCAACCATCTTGTCCTTGTCCTCGGCAAATCTGGCAGGGATGCTGGCTGAACTCTGGAACAGCTTGAAACTGAGAGAG
Coding sequences within it:
- the BRF2 gene encoding transcription factor IIIB 50 kDa subunit isoform X1; this encodes MAGPVRRVLKMSGPRKCPDCGSSDIVDDAHYAQNQLVCADCGFVLTEGLLTTTFQDEEHLQEVTYSRSTGQNEQLSRCTQRGIKRVQDLCKVLRLPAVFEDTALSYFQRAIKHPSFHLVRLEKKEILVGCCVFVTCRQHNWPLTMGTICSLLYADKELFASVYLAVLKELELDVPALSLMDLVKTHLNSFKLFQSSASIPARFAEDKDKMVARTIQIVELASETWLVTGRHPIPIVTAAAYLAWQSLQPAGRLSCPFPRFCKLAGTDLPPPAHLRLKELNDILLRMASQLAWLRVLQVDKKTVVKHIGDLLQHRHFLVKSSFSSGDAEASSATAAGQGSESSPRVAGCAGQAEGCPPGGKQKSSTGQRPLLPPCLLNPRKRLRTAAPSPAEQAITGDEAISDSEIEQYLRSQEEMREFRKAQARH
- the BRF2 gene encoding transcription factor IIIB 50 kDa subunit isoform X2, whose amino-acid sequence is MSGPRKCPDCGSSDIVDDAHYAQNQLVCADCGFVLTEGLLTTTFQDEEHLQEVTYSRSTGQNEQLSRCTQRGIKRVQDLCKVLRLPAVFEDTALSYFQRAIKHPSFHLVRLEKKEILVGCCVFVTCRQHNWPLTMGTICSLLYADKELFASVYLAVLKELELDVPALSLMDLVKTHLNSFKLFQSSASIPARFAEDKDKMVARTIQIVELASETWLVTGRHPIPIVTAAAYLAWQSLQPAGRLSCPFPRFCKLAGTDLPPPAHLRLKELNDILLRMASQLAWLRVLQVDKKTVVKHIGDLLQHRHFLVKSSFSSGDAEASSATAAGQGSESSPRVAGCAGQAEGCPPGGKQKSSTGQRPLLPPCLLNPRKRLRTAAPSPAEQAITGDEAISDSEIEQYLRSQEEMREFRKAQARH